Part of the Mangifera indica cultivar Alphonso chromosome 4, CATAS_Mindica_2.1, whole genome shotgun sequence genome, GGTGATTAAGAATAGGGAATGCAGGGACTCATTATAGATAGTATTAGATGTattagatgatgtgttattatttgatggttattattttatttttaatttaaaattatttaatatataatgatacattaacATAAAAATGAGAACATATTTATTGGTCCGTCACTGATGGGTTTTGATGGTAGAAGACCGTGGGGCTGGATCGTGATGATGATTTTCGTCATGGTCTTGTGGATGTACAATGGATTTTAAAATGGTGCCGGATGTTGTGTTGGGTGAAATATGAACGCGGATGAAATATGATTCTCTGAACATGGAAAGTAATTCAGGTAAACAAAGAAAAGAGCAAATTACATAATTTACGTTTTCCCATAGACAGTCAGTCTAACCCACAAACATTTGCCCTTCATTAACGgcataaatcacattttctaatataaaaattaaactattttaacgGAAAAAGGTTTTACACAGATGCAGAAATTGTAGTAATCATATTACTTCTGACTGATTTACTTATCAGAACTTATTATGTTTCCTCTACATAAATGCGATTAACAATTTCATCCTATCATCTCTTTTGTGGGTGGTCAAATTGCATCTCTCTATTAGGTTGactctcttttctttctgaTGTTCTCTTCCTCTAGTTTAATCTCTTCTTTCATTCCATCAAGAACATTAAAACACTGTTTTGTTAGTTTTGAAATATCATTGGTTCATGGTTCTTAATGAAAAATTCATAATAGAATTTGCCCACAATCGGAAAGAATAAGAATGAAGCAAACTATGAATGAACCAAGTGCCACCTCTCTCCCTGCTCTCTCACCCATGGCCGTCACTCTTCCTCATTTCCCATAATTGTCTACCGTTTCCCCtcctttattatatttgtttgttttgtttacttgttttcttttttcatgttttccctgacatttgtttataaaaacatcataaatttaacacatgcaattctctctctctatattcTAGTTTTTGAAGAGAATGAGTTATAATAAGAATTGGCAGTCACATTTAAAGTAATTTTCGTGTCTTAAGTTTTGATGTTACAAATGAATTGTTTGGTAATTCTAACAATTTGCGCATTTAGTATTGCTCTGACATTTAATTTGTGAAGGGGACATGCATAATACACCAACAAGAGCACAAAAGTAGGAGACAAATTCCTTTTTAACGGAAAATTAAAGAGGAAAGGTTTTCACTAGTTATACTGTAAATCTGATATCGACATCACAACTAAAGAATCAAAGGATAATTCTGATGAGGAAGAAAAGGTTGGATATACGAAGAAGATGTTGTGCTAGATATGGTAGATGAGGAAGTCATGAAAACAGAAACGATATGCGATCAAGAATTGtgaatgagaaatgagaaaaagaagGCGGCATTGATAATAAGAACATTTCTTGTAACATTCCAAATCTGAAACATGTTTGCACATTTCCTTGCTTACATCATTTGTTATCTCCAATAGCAGCAACATAACATcatataaagtaaaattataagaGAAAACAAAGTCTAAATAATGGTTAGTCACAATTGAATCAGATCAGAATGATGCTTGATTGTGTGAATGAACAACCCAACAAACttggattattttttagttttcttgcGGAGCTCTTTTATCCATTTGAGGCTTAACAATCCCTTCATTGACTTGTTCTTAGATCCATCTTTTCCATTCTTGTCGTTTTTTTCAGGAGCAGTTGGGAATGGGAGAGAGTCAGAGTTGTCATTATTATCCCATTGATCAGCCCAGGATAACCCTGAATCCATCTCTCCTTTGTTTCCAGAATTTGCTTGACTAATCCCTTTTTATCTCAACTGGGAAGTTTGGCAAAGAGTTAGCAATATTAGACAATCTTTTGACTAGATGCATGTTCTACCAGCCAGAATAATTATGGTAATGTTCAGTTATGAGATTGAACAGTGATTttccttaaaaaagaaaaagatattccAGGACGAAGACAGCCCTTTCTTGAAAGAATTTAGACTTGGTCTGCATTatgattaaaaaactaaagatcTATATGCATGCCAAACCTTACATTTATGAGTCAAGTACTCTGAAACATCAAATTCTTTATGGTCATTTTTATCATAGACATCTCCCTTTAAAAGGGCCAAGATTCATGGAAgaataagtatacataaaatTGTTAGTCTATTCCTCCACAAGATATAGATATATTCAATGATTCTGTCAACAACAAATATGAGCTAAACTTGATCATGATCCCCACTCTTAATTGAAAGATTATGTAATGAAACAGTAAATTTAGCTAATATTGATCCCCACTCTTATTGGATGATTCTGTAATGAaacagtaatttttttataatcagaattcaataattttataaatatacagCAACTATTTGGAAGCCAatggtttaaaatttaaattaaggaaCAACAAAACAGAATCAGTTGCCTAACCTTTATAATTTGGAACCATCATCTGAAAAATTCAACATGACCTGCAATCTCCCTACACAATAACTTTGCCTCAGTGGCCAATTTCAAGCTCTTAACAATTGCCAGCCCTGTCATTCTGTGTGTGGGTGTTGGTTTATATGACTTGGCCTCCTCTTCCCTCCCCAATGCCAGAGCTTGCCTAGCaggaattacattttcccaccaaaaCTCACGTAAAATCCCATGTATTAGCTCCCAGTAATCATGCTCCCTATAAATACGAAAGATTGTGCTTCCATTTGGTGTCCAGCAATACAAATCAACCCAGTCTCTATTCATCACCTCCATTTGGCCCTGCACCTGAGGCATGTAGTAAAAGGGCATAGTTGACCAAGGAAGAGCAGTCTCAGGCTTTCCTTTGTTATATGGGCACTTTACTTCTAGGATGCCACCTCCTGGAAAGCAACCGAGAAGCCCATCTGGGGATGCCCCAATCCAATCTAATCTCTCCTCTTCATGGACTGCAAATCCTAATGAGCTCACATCACGACCAGTGATGCTTTTGTATCTGTCTATAGCTGCCGCTTCATTGAGCACACCCCACTCCATAGCAAACCTTCTAGAACCTTCAATAGTTTGTGCCTCAGAGGCAAATACTTTCTCATGCCAGAGCTCCGCTCTACGGCTTCCCTTCCAAAAACCCAAGGCAGTGCTGAAAGTGCTTGTAGTCAGTTTGTCCCTTCTAAGTGCAAACCATTCATCAGAACGCTGGACTGTATCATTTGGAGGCACACTTGCAGCTGCCACTAGTGAT contains:
- the LOC123212879 gene encoding uncharacterized protein LOC123212879 isoform X1, translating into MMKMQLSSTQSRARGIPFSTLSFSSPTIVSSGNSRSLSVCGFCRTFQPNKVVINCLILSAMSNACITRFSRIHHKSVTPFYSNRRHENGICRKFSTCTAPLISKIAPLIVSTPPSLVAAASVPPNDTVQRSDEWFALRRDKLTTSTFSTALGFWKGSRRAELWHEKVFASEAQTIEGSRRFAMEWGVLNEAAAIDRYKSITGRDVSSLGFAVHEEERLDWIGASPDGLLGCFPGGGILEVKCPYNKGKPETALPWSTMPFYYMPQVQGQMEVMNRDWVDLYCWTPNGSTIFRIYREHDYWELIHGILREFWWENVIPARQALALGREEEAKSYKPTPTHRMTGLAIVKSLKLATEAKLLCREIAGHVEFFR
- the LOC123212879 gene encoding uncharacterized protein LOC123212879 isoform X2; this translates as MSNACITRFSRIHHKSVTPFYSNRRHENGICRKFSTCTAPLISKIAPLIVSTPPSLVAAASVPPNDTVQRSDEWFALRRDKLTTSTFSTALGFWKGSRRAELWHEKVFASEAQTIEGSRRFAMEWGVLNEAAAIDRYKSITGRDVSSLGFAVHEEERLDWIGASPDGLLGCFPGGGILEVKCPYNKGKPETALPWSTMPFYYMPQVQGQMEVMNRDWVDLYCWTPNGSTIFRIYREHDYWELIHGILREFWWENVIPARQALALGREEEAKSYKPTPTHRMTGLAIVKSLKLATEAKLLCREIAGHVEFFR
- the LOC123212880 gene encoding uncharacterized protein LOC123212880 produces the protein MDSGLSWADQWDNNDNSDSLPFPTAPEKNDKNGKDGSKNKSMKGLLSLKWIKELRKKTKK